The following are encoded together in the bacterium genome:
- a CDS encoding HlyD family efflux transporter periplasmic adaptor subunit yields the protein MMSCSRWTHGRCRQVLLTLGAGLLAVGCGGKAGGGRPAGSLEATDLRLAPSLAARVLEVRAVEGGVVAAGDTLVVLDLSLQQLQRAQSAAGLATLAARLKRANDGGREAETALQLAERTLERVTALHAAGSATDQLLDETRAQRDQWVARRLAATHEGEALAAERLALEATLAVQDRLLADAVLTAPGPGTVLERYAEPGEWLAPGQPALLLADLSHLELRFYLGAPELGLVRPGLALQLEVDAFPGESFPATVSWVSSVAEFTPRNTQTREARAQLVHAVRATVENPAGRLLIGMPAEVILADTP from the coding sequence ACCCATGGGCGATGCCGCCAGGTCCTCCTGACTCTGGGGGCCGGCCTTCTGGCCGTTGGCTGTGGTGGCAAGGCGGGGGGCGGACGGCCCGCGGGCAGCCTCGAGGCGACGGATCTGCGGTTGGCGCCCTCCCTGGCGGCCCGCGTGCTGGAGGTGCGGGCGGTGGAGGGCGGGGTGGTGGCCGCCGGCGACACGCTGGTGGTGCTTGACCTTTCCCTGCAGCAGCTGCAGCGGGCCCAAAGCGCGGCCGGCCTGGCCACCCTGGCTGCCCGCCTCAAGCGGGCCAATGACGGCGGGCGGGAGGCGGAGACCGCCCTCCAACTGGCGGAGCGGACCCTGGAGCGCGTGACGGCCCTGCACGCCGCCGGCAGCGCCACCGACCAGCTGTTGGACGAGACCCGCGCCCAGCGCGACCAGTGGGTGGCGCGGCGCCTGGCCGCGACCCACGAGGGCGAGGCCCTCGCCGCCGAGCGTCTGGCCCTGGAGGCCACCCTCGCCGTGCAGGACCGTCTCCTGGCCGACGCGGTGCTGACCGCGCCGGGTCCGGGAACGGTGCTGGAGCGCTACGCCGAACCCGGCGAATGGCTGGCCCCCGGGCAGCCCGCCCTGCTCCTGGCCGACCTCTCGCACTTGGAGCTGCGTTTCTACCTGGGTGCGCCGGAGCTGGGCCTGGTGCGTCCGGGGCTGGCCCTCCAGCTGGAGGTCGACGCCTTTCCCGGCGAATCCTTCCCCGCCACCGTCTCCTGGGTCTCCTCCGTGGCGGAATTCACGCCGCGCAACACCCAGACCCGCGAGGCCCGCGCCCAGCTGGTCCACGCCGTGCGCGCCACCGTGGAGAACCCGGCGGGCCGGCTGCTCATCGGCATGCCGGCGGAGGTCATCCTGGCGGACACGCCATGA
- a CDS encoding ABC transporter ATP-binding protein, which translates to MSPPVLAVDSLRRAWAGRPALASLSLELGAGGTLGLIGPDGAGKTTAMRIVCGLLRPDGGSARVLGLDCATQTARIRPLLGYMPQRFSLYPDLSVDENLRFFAELHGLPAALWRRRRERLLAFARLEPFTRRRAGALSGGMKQKLALACTLLHEPRLLILDEPTTGVDPVSRQEFWHLLGELAGQGMALWVSTPAMDEAARCDRIQLLHQGHVLADGPPASVASAVRRRLLVVAGGGGRLIERGFSRLELGDVRRVGNDLRLACDTEQQVEEARRFAQTQGLTALPSPPGLEDAFFELTSQGREAA; encoded by the coding sequence ATGAGTCCGCCAGTCCTGGCCGTCGATTCCCTGCGCCGCGCCTGGGCCGGACGCCCCGCGCTGGCCAGCCTGTCCCTGGAGCTGGGGGCGGGCGGAACGCTGGGCCTGATCGGTCCCGACGGCGCGGGCAAGACGACGGCCATGCGCATCGTCTGCGGCCTGCTGCGGCCCGATGGAGGATCGGCGCGCGTGCTGGGACTGGACTGCGCCACCCAGACGGCCCGCATCCGGCCCCTGCTCGGCTACATGCCGCAGCGCTTCAGTCTCTACCCCGATCTCAGCGTCGACGAGAACCTGCGCTTCTTCGCCGAGCTGCACGGCCTGCCCGCCGCCCTGTGGCGGCGGCGGCGCGAGCGCCTGCTCGCCTTCGCCCGCCTCGAACCCTTCACCCGGCGCCGGGCCGGCGCCCTCTCGGGCGGCATGAAGCAGAAGCTGGCCCTGGCTTGCACCCTGCTGCACGAACCGCGCCTCCTCATCCTGGACGAACCCACCACCGGCGTGGATCCCGTCAGCCGGCAGGAGTTCTGGCACTTGCTGGGCGAGCTGGCCGGGCAGGGCATGGCCCTGTGGGTGAGCACGCCCGCCATGGACGAGGCGGCGCGCTGCGACCGCATCCAGCTGCTCCATCAAGGCCACGTCCTGGCCGATGGTCCGCCCGCCTCCGTCGCCTCCGCCGTGCGGCGCCGGCTGCTGGTGGTGGCCGGCGGGGGCGGCCGGCTCATCGAGCGCGGGTTCAGCCGGCTGGAGCTGGGCGATGTGCGCCGCGTGGGCAACGACCTGCGCCTGGCCTGCGACACCGAGCAACAGGTGGAGGAGGCGAGGCGATTCGCCCAGACGCAGGGTTTGACGGCGCTGCCCAGTCCCCCCGGGCTTGAGGACGCCTTCTTCGAGCTGACCTCCCAGGGGAGGGAGGCGGCGTGA